A genomic segment from Bos mutus isolate GX-2022 chromosome 14, NWIPB_WYAK_1.1, whole genome shotgun sequence encodes:
- the MTERF3 gene encoding transcription termination factor 3, mitochondrial isoform X3: protein MLLFLKDLGIEDTQLGPFLTKNYAIFSEDLENLKTRVAYLQSKNFSKADIAQMVRNAPFLLSFSVERLDNRLGFFQKELKLSVKKTRDLVIRLPRLLTGSLEPVKENMKVFRLELGFQQNEIQHMITKIPKMLTANKRKLTETFDYVHNVMRVPHHVIVRFPQVFNTRLFKVKERHLFLDYLGRAQYDPTEPNYISLDKLVSVPDGIFCEGMAKASIQDFEKFLKTL, encoded by the exons ATGCTCCTGTTTCTTAAAGATTTGGGCATAGAGGATACCCAACTGGGACCATTCCTGACAAAAAACTACGCTATTTTCTCTGAAGACCTTGAAAATCTGAAGACCAG GGTGGCTTATCTACAATCAAAAAATTTCAGTAAGGCGGATATTGCACAGATGGTCAGAAATGCACCATTCCTTCTGAGTTTTTCAGTGGAGAGATTGGATAACAGACTGGGATTTTTTCAGAAAGAACTTAAACTTAGTGTGAAGAAG ACTAGAGATCTGGTAATTCGTCTCCCAAGGCTACTAACTGGAAGTCTGGAGCCCGTGAAGGAAAACATGAAG GTTTTTCGGCTTGAACTAGGTTTTCAGCAGAATGAAATTCAACACATGATCACCAAGATCCCGAAGATGCTGACtgcaaataaaaggaaacttaCCGAGACTTTCGACTACGTGCACAACGTGATGCGCGTGCCCCACCACGTCATCGTCAGGTTCCCGCAG gtaTTTAATACAAGGTTGtttaaagtcaaagaaagacatttGTTTCTTGACTATTTAGGAAGAGCACAGTATGACCCGACAGAACCTAACTACATCTCTTTAGACAAATTGGTATCTGTGCCTGATGGAATATTTTGTGAAGGGATGGCCAAGGCATCAATACAAGACTTCGAGAAATTCTTAAAAACTCTTTAG
- the MTERF3 gene encoding transcription termination factor 3, mitochondrial isoform X1, with protein MATLRKMALSAQQIPRWLNSVKLSSFMTALQLRKGFQRPGKTLLCGVFAQPHASSEDCFLQWGFRTYRTSSMWNSSQSANSSRREINCAQSTLLPSVNEPPQKTQKMPSLDSELSLEGLDDVPPLSPLQPISDEEAVQIIAGPPLPPSSVTLRDYVDHSETLRKLVLLGVDLSKIEKHPDAANLLLRLDFEKDIKQMLLFLKDLGIEDTQLGPFLTKNYAIFSEDLENLKTRVAYLQSKNFSKADIAQMVRNAPFLLSFSVERLDNRLGFFQKELKLSVKKTRDLVIRLPRLLTGSLEPVKENMKVFRLELGFQQNEIQHMITKIPKMLTANKRKLTETFDYVHNVMRVPHHVIVRFPQVFNTRLFKVKERHLFLDYLGRAQYDPTEPNYISLDKLVSVPDGIFCEGMAKASIQDFEKFLKTL; from the exons GCAACTTTAAGAAAAATGGCCCTGTCAGCCCAACAGATACCCAGATGGCTCAACTCAGTTAAGTTGAGCAGCTTCATGACTGCTCTCCAACTCAGAAAAGGTTTTCAGAGACCAGGAAAAACATTGTTGTGTGGCGTTTTTGCTCAGCCCCATGCGTCCTCTGAGGATTGCTTTCTCCAGTGGGGTTTTAGGACTTACAGGACTTCCTCCATGTGGAATAGTTCCCAGTCTGCCAACTCAAGTAGGCGAGAGATTAATTGTGCCCAAAGCACTTTGCTTCCTTCCGTGAATGAGCCGCCACAGAAGACACAAAAGATGCCCAGCCTTGATTCTGAGCTGTCCCTAGAAG GACTGGATGATGTGCCTCCATTGTCCCCGTTGCAGCCGATTTCTGACGAGGAGGCTGTTCAGATTATCGCAGGCCCTCCATTGCCCCCGTCTTCAGTCACACTTCGAGACTATGTGGATCATTCCGAGACTCTGAGGAAGTTAGTGCTTCTAG GAGTGGATTTATCCAAGATAGAAAAACATCCCGATGCAGCCAACCTCCTCCTGCGACTGGATTTTGAAAAAGACATTAAGCAAATGCTCCTGTTTCTTAAAGATTTGGGCATAGAGGATACCCAACTGGGACCATTCCTGACAAAAAACTACGCTATTTTCTCTGAAGACCTTGAAAATCTGAAGACCAG GGTGGCTTATCTACAATCAAAAAATTTCAGTAAGGCGGATATTGCACAGATGGTCAGAAATGCACCATTCCTTCTGAGTTTTTCAGTGGAGAGATTGGATAACAGACTGGGATTTTTTCAGAAAGAACTTAAACTTAGTGTGAAGAAG ACTAGAGATCTGGTAATTCGTCTCCCAAGGCTACTAACTGGAAGTCTGGAGCCCGTGAAGGAAAACATGAAG GTTTTTCGGCTTGAACTAGGTTTTCAGCAGAATGAAATTCAACACATGATCACCAAGATCCCGAAGATGCTGACtgcaaataaaaggaaacttaCCGAGACTTTCGACTACGTGCACAACGTGATGCGCGTGCCCCACCACGTCATCGTCAGGTTCCCGCAG gtaTTTAATACAAGGTTGtttaaagtcaaagaaagacatttGTTTCTTGACTATTTAGGAAGAGCACAGTATGACCCGACAGAACCTAACTACATCTCTTTAGACAAATTGGTATCTGTGCCTGATGGAATATTTTGTGAAGGGATGGCCAAGGCATCAATACAAGACTTCGAGAAATTCTTAAAAACTCTTTAG
- the MTERF3 gene encoding transcription termination factor 3, mitochondrial isoform X2, translating to MALSAQQIPRWLNSVKLSSFMTALQLRKGFQRPGKTLLCGVFAQPHASSEDCFLQWGFRTYRTSSMWNSSQSANSSRREINCAQSTLLPSVNEPPQKTQKMPSLDSELSLEGLDDVPPLSPLQPISDEEAVQIIAGPPLPPSSVTLRDYVDHSETLRKLVLLGVDLSKIEKHPDAANLLLRLDFEKDIKQMLLFLKDLGIEDTQLGPFLTKNYAIFSEDLENLKTRVAYLQSKNFSKADIAQMVRNAPFLLSFSVERLDNRLGFFQKELKLSVKKTRDLVIRLPRLLTGSLEPVKENMKVFRLELGFQQNEIQHMITKIPKMLTANKRKLTETFDYVHNVMRVPHHVIVRFPQVFNTRLFKVKERHLFLDYLGRAQYDPTEPNYISLDKLVSVPDGIFCEGMAKASIQDFEKFLKTL from the exons ATGGCCCTGTCAGCCCAACAGATACCCAGATGGCTCAACTCAGTTAAGTTGAGCAGCTTCATGACTGCTCTCCAACTCAGAAAAGGTTTTCAGAGACCAGGAAAAACATTGTTGTGTGGCGTTTTTGCTCAGCCCCATGCGTCCTCTGAGGATTGCTTTCTCCAGTGGGGTTTTAGGACTTACAGGACTTCCTCCATGTGGAATAGTTCCCAGTCTGCCAACTCAAGTAGGCGAGAGATTAATTGTGCCCAAAGCACTTTGCTTCCTTCCGTGAATGAGCCGCCACAGAAGACACAAAAGATGCCCAGCCTTGATTCTGAGCTGTCCCTAGAAG GACTGGATGATGTGCCTCCATTGTCCCCGTTGCAGCCGATTTCTGACGAGGAGGCTGTTCAGATTATCGCAGGCCCTCCATTGCCCCCGTCTTCAGTCACACTTCGAGACTATGTGGATCATTCCGAGACTCTGAGGAAGTTAGTGCTTCTAG GAGTGGATTTATCCAAGATAGAAAAACATCCCGATGCAGCCAACCTCCTCCTGCGACTGGATTTTGAAAAAGACATTAAGCAAATGCTCCTGTTTCTTAAAGATTTGGGCATAGAGGATACCCAACTGGGACCATTCCTGACAAAAAACTACGCTATTTTCTCTGAAGACCTTGAAAATCTGAAGACCAG GGTGGCTTATCTACAATCAAAAAATTTCAGTAAGGCGGATATTGCACAGATGGTCAGAAATGCACCATTCCTTCTGAGTTTTTCAGTGGAGAGATTGGATAACAGACTGGGATTTTTTCAGAAAGAACTTAAACTTAGTGTGAAGAAG ACTAGAGATCTGGTAATTCGTCTCCCAAGGCTACTAACTGGAAGTCTGGAGCCCGTGAAGGAAAACATGAAG GTTTTTCGGCTTGAACTAGGTTTTCAGCAGAATGAAATTCAACACATGATCACCAAGATCCCGAAGATGCTGACtgcaaataaaaggaaacttaCCGAGACTTTCGACTACGTGCACAACGTGATGCGCGTGCCCCACCACGTCATCGTCAGGTTCCCGCAG gtaTTTAATACAAGGTTGtttaaagtcaaagaaagacatttGTTTCTTGACTATTTAGGAAGAGCACAGTATGACCCGACAGAACCTAACTACATCTCTTTAGACAAATTGGTATCTGTGCCTGATGGAATATTTTGTGAAGGGATGGCCAAGGCATCAATACAAGACTTCGAGAAATTCTTAAAAACTCTTTAG